The DNA region CATCATTGGCGGCCGGGAGGTGGCGGATTTATGTTTCGCCAGAAATCCCTTGCCCGTACCGGCGGGGTCCCTGTGATAGGCTTGATTGCTGTGCGCCCGTAGCTCAATTGGATAGAGCACCGGGCTTCGAACCCGTAGGTTGGGGGTTCAAGTCCCTCCGGGCGCACCATCCGCCTTCGCTCGCCGGAGTTCAGCGAGCTTCGGCGGGATGCATGTTGCGAAGTGTTTGTGCGCATCGGTTTTGACGGATCGTCCATGCGTCCGTAGCTCAGTTGGATAGAGCGTTGGCCTCCGAAGCCAAAGGTCGCTGGTTCGAATCCAGCCGGACGCACCATCCTCCGCGAAACGCTCGCTGCGGCTCGCCGCTACGGCTGGCGGGCCATGAGCACTGCGCGCGGAGGATGTCCCGCCGAAGCGGCGAGCGCAGCGAGCGTTCCGCGAAGGCGGACGACACGCGTAAGAGTAAGACCCCACCTTTTGTGGGCCCGTAGCTCAATTGGCAGAGCAGCAGACTCTTAATCTGTTGGTTGAAGGTTCGATTCCTTCCGGGCTCACTTCCTAACTCACGTCAATTCAGCGTGTTAGCGGCATCGTCCAAATCGGCGGTTTCCGCCGATTCGTCCGTTTGTGCGAATGGTGTGCGAATAGCGCCGCCTTCCATGCGGGCGAGCGCTTGTTCAAGGCGCACAGGCGTGCTGGCCAAATGCCCGGCTCGTCGTCGTGATGTTCGCGTGTCCCAGGAAGTCGCGGACGTCATGCTGCTGGGCGCCGGACTCGAGCAGCCGGCACGCGAACTCTCGGCGCAGGTCGTGAAAGCGCAGCCCGACGATCTGCGCCCGCTGACACGTGTTGTTCCAGGCCGTCTTGCTCGACTCGATCTGCTCGCCGCATTCGTTGCCAAAGACGTACGCCGATGGAGGGTGCTCGGTGCAGTCCGGTGCGTGTTGCCGGATGGCCAGTTCCGCGCGCAGCCTCGGCCCAATCGGGATGACTCGAGGCTCGTTGGTCTTGGTCTTCGCCGCGGGCAAGACGATCCAGCGCGCCTCTCCCTTGTCATCGCGCCGGACCTGCGACCACTGCAGAGACAGCAACTCGCCGCGCCGACAGCCTGTTGAGAGCGCGGCGACGATCAACGCCCGAAGGTGCGCGCCGGCGTGTTTGAGCAGCGCCTCTTCTTCGCCGGGTGCCAGCCGCCGCTGCCGCGCATGCTCGGCGCGCATGTCCAGTCTCACGACCGTCACGCCGCCTCTCTTGAATGGACTCTGGTCGAGCATGCCTTCCGCGATCGCCCAGTTGAGAAGGTGTCGCAGCCGGGCCAGCAGACGATTGCACCCAATAGTGCCGTGCGCAAGGCGTGCTTCGCGCACTGTCTCGACATCTGCCTTGGTGATCGCGTCGAGAGGCTTTGCCTCCAGACGGATCGTCGTCCCGTGCGGAGCCGGGATCTCGATGCGCCGCAGCGTGGTCAAGTGGCATTCTCTGCCTGCTCGGCTGTCTTCGTACGCAAGTGCCGACCTCCCCATCGCGTCTCGCCGTCCGCTCCAGTGATCTTCCCGACGTATCGCTTGAGGTACAGGTCGGCCACGTCGCCGAACGCCAGGCGCGCGTCCCCAATCTCGGGTCTCGGCGCCTTCGATCCGAGAAATGTGCCGCTACCGATCTCGGACCTGAGCCGGTCGCGCCACCTGCGCGCTTCTGTCTTGCCCTGGGGCGGTTGCTCGCCTCTCGCACGGGCGATGGTTGTGAGCGAGTATCGGTACTCGCGCTCTCCGTGATGAAAGCTGAAGTGCCACGGGTGCGCGCACTTTGGCCAGCGTCGCCGTCCACAGTTGCAGCGTTTCCGAATTCCGTCGTCAGTTCGTTTCGGCATCTTGGCGTTCCTTCCGCTGGTCCGGCCTGTGAGCAGACTCTTGCTTTCAAACCGGTCGCGTTGTGTGTTCGATCGGTGTCGTGCTCGTGTCAAGCCAGGCGTCGATCCACTCGGGTCTGAATCTCAGCGATCGCCGGCCTCCGACTCGTGCGAACCGGATCCTGCCGCGGCTGACCTCCCGCTTGATCGTCGCTTCAGACACTGCAGCTCGCGCCGCGGCGCGGCGGAGTGTCAACCACACGGTGTCGCCGAATCGATCTGCTGTCCTGGCCTGTTCGTTATTCATACCATCGTCCTCGCACTGTTTGGTACTGCCATTTGTCCGAGTCGTGATCTGCGATGTGATCCGACAGTGGTTTTGCCCGAGCACAACACCGTGACCATCACGCAACTGCCGATCCGGGCTGCGCCGAGGGTCCGTCAAGGCCGCAGCCGCGCAAGCGGGCGGCGCACTGTGCCGAGCCTTGACGGACCCTCGGTGCAGCCCGACAATCGCCCGGCGTGATGGCCACGCATCGACACCAGACGCGACACGCGTTGATCCGTTCTTGAGTTCACTGACAGTCCTCATCCTGGGCAAGGGGAGAGCGACCCCGTCGGCGATCCGTGGCCGGCGCGCATGGCGCGCTGGTCAGGGACCGCCGCGATCGAGGGGTCGCTCTCCCCGTTGCCCAGGCACCTGCACCTGTCCACTGACGCGCTGGCCCCTGCCGTTTCGCGCCGAATCTCGGGCGGTGTGGGGCATTCCAGGGGCCACCCACGTAGCCAGCGACCCCGCCACCGTCTGGAAGACACGGTGGCGGGTCATATGACTCCCGCGTAGGTGCCGAACCGGTCATGCCCGGATCGGGAGTTGATAGGCCTCGAGGACGCCGCGCCGCTCGGCGAGAGCGGCTAGGAAGCCCGGGGCGATCGGGTTCGTCAGGGCTGTCGGCCCGTCCGCCTTCCAGCGTTGAAAGAGGACTTCATATTCCGGCGCGGCGAAGCGGGGACGGGTCTCTCGGAATCGGTTGAGGTCGGCGATTGAGACGTGGTTGAGGTCGTCCCGATCGAGGCAGTCGAGGATCGTGAAGTAGAAAGTCAGCGCGTCGAGCTCCTCCGTGGCGTGCCGACGCGGGCGTTGCACATCGGCCACGACGCGCCGGAGCGCGATGTCGCAGGCAGGCAGGCCTGGAATATGCCGTGGCGCGACGGCCACGATGCGCCATCTGAGGAGGTGGTTCAGCAGGGCCAAGTGGTCCTTCAGAAACTGCTCGAAGGCCTGACCTGTTGAGTCGGTGACCAGGAAGACGAACGACGGGACCGCTGGGTCGTCCGTCAGGCCAATCGGCAACTTGTGGATGAAGTACCGGAAGGTCGGCGGCGTCTGCCTGAGGCGCGGCACGTAGATACGCTGCGGCAGATCCAAGGCCGGCACGGCAAACGGTCCGGTGAACAGGGCGACCTTGTCGGCTTCCGTCGCGCACCAGTCGACATCACGATGGGCGAGCACGTAGTCGAGGAGCATCAGCTTCCGCGCGATCAGGGCCGGGCTTGTCCGGCGGCGGTTCCGGTTGTCGTCCTGCCCGATCGCGTCGTAAATGGACGAGTTGCACAGGTGATAGACATGGCCGCGGTCACGGCGGAAGTCGAGCCTCCGCGCCAGACGGCGCGACACGAGCCGGTCCAGGAAGTCGCGCACGCCGGCGCCATACTGCAAGTCCGCGAAGGCCGTGTAGTGCCGGCGCAGACAGAACCCGCTATGTAGCGCGACCGTGACCAAGAACCGCGTCTGTCGTTCGCTGAAGCCAAGCGAGGCCAGGCCAGCCACGCGTTCATTGAAGGTCATGAGAGCCGCTCCAGATGGCGCGGATCGAAAGGGCTCCCGCCAGTTCGCGATTGACCGCCGCTGCCGCCGGTGCGGTAGCATGTAAAGCCCGCGCGCGTTTTGCCCGACACCTGTCCGCGCGAGTAGTGCTCCGTGACGAGTTCGACATCGCGGTACTCAAGTCGCCCGTCTTCCGTCTCGTACTCGATGCGAAGGTCGGGCAACTCCAGGTGTCCTTTGACCACTTTCAGGTCATGCGCTTGGGCGAACGCCAACCGGTCGTCCGAAACGTCCGCGTCGGCGGGCCGGTCCTTCCGGTTGAGGAACTGCTGGTAGTCGCGTTTCACCTCGTAGTCGATGCAGACTCTGGTTACACGCCCGCCCTCGCGCTCGATCTGCCGGCTCTCTTCCCTGAAGACGCCATACAGCCGGGCGTCGTGCGCGAGCTCGCGCGGTTTTACGACGCCGGCGTAGAAGACTTGCCGCCGGCCGCCGGAGCTGGTGGTCATGTGCGCGTCCAGCAAGTCCTTACCATCACGCGTGAGGCTGACGACGTGGTGTGCGCCCTCTCGGTCCGTGGTCGTCGTCTGCGTCACGAGTCCCGCCTCGCGGAGGTGCCGCCAGTCGCCGGCAAAGCCATTCCGGCCATGCTCGTCAACCTTGAAGTCGGCGCTATCAACGACGCGAAACGCGCCCACGGCGGCAAGTGCGCGGGTCTCCGATCCGTTGAGCGTGTAGTTCCGGTCCCGGAAGTCAACGCGCTCCCGCTCGTCGCCACGAGGTAGGGTCAGTCCATGTGTCAAGACGTTCTCGTTGGGCTCGGGCCGCTCTCGGGAGAACGACCGTTCGGGCGGAGTTCGGCCTACGTCCGTCTCGCGAACGTCCGCCCGATCATCATCTCGGCCGCCCCTGGACATGAAGTTGTCGGCTCAGCGCTGGCTGGGAGATACAGCGACGCCTTCCACGGGCGGGCGCCACACTTAGACGAACGCAAATTTTGAAAGAAACCTGACCGGAAGAGTTCTCAGAATGCGCGGACTCGACAAGACCCTCACGTCGAGCAGGGGCAGAAGTACGCGGCCATCATCCCGTCGGCAACGTCTCGGCGCTGCCGACGTACTCTTTGCGCAGCTGTGACCGATAGTCTTTTGCACGGGCTTCAAATTGTGCAGGACCACTTACAGGTGTGTCATCGTCTGAAGATATGGTGCTCGGCGACGCGGCGCAATCCAGGTGAGATCTTCTGGCGTTTCTCTTGCATCAACTTCGCGGTGCGGTCGAGGCTTTCGGTCCTTCTCACGCTACCCGTCACGTTTGTGCCACGTCGTCAAATAACGACTGGACCGAGTCAGAGTCATAGTCTTGCCAATTAGTAGTTCAGGCGGTAAGTTTATCGGTCAAGGGTCAACGGTATTTCCTAAGCATAAACGAGGTGACCGTGGCAGATCATCGCACGCACCGACCGACGGGCATGGCACCTGCGACTTTTGGAGAGCGGGGTCAGTATGCAAGCCAACCGCTCGATGAATCGCTCCTCGGGCGACCCCGGCACCACAGGGCAGGCGCCGTCCTGTATCTACAAGGCGACACCCTCAGCACCCTCCACTATATTGTTGACGGAGCGATAAAGCTGATTCGTGCCAACTCAGCCGATCGGACTGTTATCGTCGGCCTTCGCTCAAAAGGCTGGCTGCTCGGAGTAACTTCGTTTGTCCTCGGTCAGATTTCCCCAGTCACTGCGGAAGCACTCACAGATGCCATCATTCGGCCGCTTGATGCGCGAGCCCTTGCTTCGGCAAGGCAGAACGATCCCACCATCGATGGATGGCTTGCCACTCTCTTGGCGGGAGAGGTGGTCAAACACCTGGAAGCTCAAGATATGTCGTTGCTAGGTGCGCGTCAACGACTCCTGCGAATTGTCCTGAGCTTGGCGAGCGCGTGCCCACCTGTGAAGCAGCTGGACGGTTCGTACGTGATACCTGTTAGATTGAGCCATCGGGATCTAGCGGACCTCTTGAAGACAAGCCGGGAGACTGCGTCACGACTGATAAGTGAACTTGGCCGCGCCTCGCTGGTATCCATCGAGCGGACCGAGATTGTGATCCCAACCTGTAGCTACCTGGCGGGCCAGATGAATGACGTTGAAGGCTCAAAGGCCAGCTTGGCTCCAGCTGTGAAGAGTTCGACTTATTTCGAAGTGTGATCTAGATCACGCCCAGATGTGACGCCACGCCACACTGAGTCGTCCCACCGAGCCATATAGTGTGCCTCATTCGAAAAACGGGAGCACAGTCATGGACGCATCACAAGACGCGGATCGACCGATCGAACCGCAGCTCAACCTGGAAGCAGTGCGCAAGTTACATCCGCGCGTTCTAGGTGTCGCCCAGGATATCTCGCAGTGCTCCTAGTGGCAACTTCATTCGCGGTTTCCATCGGCGTCGACGATCCATTGCGGGCAGTGGGGTCAGCTTCGCGGGCGGCAGGAAAGGCCAAGACAACTCCAACTCTGGGCAGTCAGTCCCCAGAAACGCCTCAGGCGAGGTTCGCTCCAGCGACAACAGTGGGGCATCTCTGGCGGAATAGCGTGACGGCCAATGCGGACCAGAGTGCAGAAACATGCCGGACTGATTGCACGGTTGGGAAGCGGTCGGTGGTGATGCTTTCGGGAGTAGACACCACAAGAACCGGCGCGATGGTAGTCCGCGATCGGCGTGGGCGTACGCCGCAGTATCAAGTGATTTTCGCCAAGTATTGGTTTTCGATGCCAACGGGGCACTACTGGAGTCGCCCCGTCCGAGCTTTGGGCGAGTCGTCAGCCTCTTTCTTCACGCCACGGGAGCCGTGGAAGCATATGACGCCAGGGCAGGTTCACTATTGACGCTCGGTGCGAACTACCAAGAAGCGGCAAAGACGGCACTACCTCATACTCCGTCTCTGCCGCTGGGAGGCGGCAGGTTCCTAGTGGCGCAACAACTCGCCACGCCAGCACTTGTCGGGTATCCGCTGCACGTCATGTCGAAGGACGGCAGCATCGAGAGGTCATTCGGGGGAGACGGCGGTGTCTTTCATTCGGAGGACACTTACAAGAACGGACGAGCCGTCTGCCTCAATCCCGACGGCTCGATTTGGAGCATCGCGTGGGGCGGACGGCTGCTGGAGCGTTGGGACACTTCTGAGTGGACGTCGCATCGCGCAAGTCACAGTCAAGTCGACATGGTTTCGCGAGTCTAGTAGACCAGCAGAAGAGGATGAGGTGGCGAACCCGATCATCCCTCACGATTTGGCCAGACAACGATCTCGTCTGGATCTTGTACAAAGTTGCCGATCCGAAGTGGATTCCGCGGCGGACGCCGGAGAAGGATCGTGTCCCCGTCGGTGAAGACCCCTCACGTCGCTTCGATTGGGTCCTTGAGGCTGTTCGTAGCGACACGGGTCAAGTCGTCGCTATGAAGAGCTTCGACCGCATACTTCTGCGACGCAGGTTCGTTTTGGGTTGCGAGTGACGCCGCCTCTACGAAGCAAGGCAAAGAGCTGGAGTTGTGGACGCCTGTCGTGGTTAAGAAGTAGTCGGTATGTGAATCAGGCCGTAATCAAAAAGGAGAAAGAGCAGATGACGACTAAAATATCGGCGCGTATGGCCCATTGGGCAATTCGGTTTGGCTCTCTGGGTTGTGTTATCGGGTTTATCGCGTTCTCACCGTCGGCCGTGCAGGCAAGGTGCGACCAAATATATTGCCAGTCGGGCGTGAATGGCTGTGACCCAGACAGTCACTATACTATCGTAATGTCGTTCGGCACTCGGGAAGGCGCGGAACACGACTGTCAAGTTGACCCATGCTCCGCCCATGCTCAATGCGGCCTACCGATCCCAGTCGAGGAATTGGACGTGCTCGAGCACGCAGCGAAGGCCGGCGACATCTCAAAGGTTGAGGCGATGCTCGCGGAACATAGCTCGCTGACGGTCAACACCGAGAGGTCGGCTCTGCAACAGTTGGACTGCTCAGGTGAAGTTCTGGCGCATATTCCGGTGCCGTCCGCCCTACTAGGTGACCTGGCGGCCTTCGCCCTGCGCTGATCCAGACTCAGAAAGCATTCCAGAGGTGGGGGCTTGGGCGAAGGCTCAGCCCCCCACCGAAGGGAGTCGGCTCAGCCCATAATCGGCCCGTTCGTCATGGAAGGCGTTCGCGCGGCCGTCATGGGGCCTGGTCAACTGGCAAACGCGGTTTGGCGGCCGTGGCGATGTTCGTGACGCGTCCCTTGAGCGTTCGGACCGTTCCGTTCCTTCTGCCAGAAAATCGTTCCCATGTTTGATGGTGCATACCTTTTTCGCCGGTCAATGGGCTCCTCGGACTGCACACTCGCTGCTCGGAAGGAACAGATGCCGTCACTTCTCTTTCAAATTGTCTGCGCCGTTACCGTTTGCCGCGGCGGTAGGCGTCGGACGTGTTCGGGGCAGTCATTCGCCGTGGCACGGTCCGCTCGGCAGGTGGGGCGACTTGAGTCATGAAAGTGCTCAGGGGGCAATAGCGCAGGTGGCTTTCCTTCGTTCGATGGGGATCAGATGACCAGATGGATTAGGCCCCGAGCGCTATTAGAAGTCGCCGCCACCGTCGCGGTGCTGGTGGCTGCGGTCTTGGTGATTCTTCGAGGAGGTTACCTTGCGAGGAACGACGATAGTTGGAGCGAAATCGAGCCTAGTCAAGTTCCGATTGGCGCATCGCCTAGCCTTGGCGTCAGCCAAGCGGCTGACGTCGTGATGGTGTTTTCGGATTTCGAGTGCCCGTTCTGCCGAGTTGCAGCCGATGAGCTCATACCTTGGCTCCGCTCTGAATACGTCGACCGGGGCCAACTCCGGTTGGTCTTCAAACACTTCCCACTCGATCAGCTACATGCGAACGCACGTCGCCTGGCACGGCTGTCGGCATGTGCGTCACTGCAGAACGACCCTTGGAGCGTTCACAAGCTGTTGTACCGGACATCACCACCGTCGGCGGTAACTACCGAATCTCTTTCC from Acidobacteriota bacterium includes:
- a CDS encoding site-specific integrase — encoded protein: MTTLRRIEIPAPHGTTIRLEAKPLDAITKADVETVREARLAHGTIGCNRLLARLRHLLNWAIAEGMLDQSPFKRGGVTVVRLDMRAEHARQRRLAPGEEEALLKHAGAHLRALIVAALSTGCRRGELLSLQWSQVRRDDKGEARWIVLPAAKTKTNEPRVIPIGPRLRAELAIRQHAPDCTEHPPSAYVFGNECGEQIESSKTAWNNTCQRAQIVGLRFHDLRREFACRLLESGAQQHDVRDFLGHANITTTSRAFGQHACAP
- a CDS encoding helix-turn-helix domain-containing protein, with product MNNEQARTADRFGDTVWLTLRRAAARAAVSEATIKREVSRGRIRFARVGGRRSLRFRPEWIDAWLDTSTTPIEHTTRPV
- a CDS encoding Crp/Fnr family transcriptional regulator; amino-acid sequence: MTVADHRTHRPTGMAPATFGERGQYASQPLDESLLGRPRHHRAGAVLYLQGDTLSTLHYIVDGAIKLIRANSADRTVIVGLRSKGWLLGVTSFVLGQISPVTAEALTDAIIRPLDARALASARQNDPTIDGWLATLLAGEVVKHLEAQDMSLLGARQRLLRIVLSLASACPPVKQLDGSYVIPVRLSHRDLADLLKTSRETASRLISELGRASLVSIERTEIVIPTCSYLAGQMNDVEGSKASLAPAVKSSTYFEV
- a CDS encoding thioredoxin domain-containing protein produces the protein MTRWIRPRALLEVAATVAVLVAAVLVILRGGYLARNDDSWSEIEPSQVPIGASPSLGVSQAADVVMVFSDFECPFCRVAADELIPWLRSEYVDRGQLRLVFKHFPLDQLHANARRLARLSACASLQNDPWSVHKLLYRTSPPSAVTTESLSKSLNLDSQKLDQCALGVGREIVDQDIEDGLRLGVSSTPTFVIGTVRDDVMEARVRVSGAVSQAVFAKALRKLH